The Streptomyces sp. HUAS MG91 sequence GCTCGCACGTGAACCGGGTGCTCGCGGCGCTCGGCGTGCGGCGGCTGTTCGAGGTGTACCCGGACGTGGCCGCGGCGGTCGACGACGACGCGACGCCGCTGTCCGCGTAGCCCCGTCGGCATATGTCGCGGAAACTCTCCGGTCCTGCCACAAACGTGCACTTCGGGCCCCCTGCACCGCTGTTCGACGTACGCTCGCAGGCGTAGACCCCATCGACGTGAGAGGCGGCTCATCAGCATGGACGAGCGGAGGATCGCTGCCCGGTTCGCCGGCTTCGACCAGGACGGCAACGGCTACATCGACCGCGAGGACTTCTACGCCGCCGCGAAGGCGCTGCTCGCCGAGTTCGATGTCACGGCGCGCTGCGACAAGGGGCAGGACCTGTTCGCCGGAGCCGAGGCCTTCTGGCAGGGCATGGCGGGGATCGCCGATGTCGACGGGGACCAGCGGGTGACCCGCGGCGAGTTCGTGACCGGGGCCGTGAAGCGGCTGCGGGACAGCCCGGAGCGGTTCGCCGAGATCGCGCGGCCCTTCCTGCGGGCCACGATCGCTCTGGCCGAGCCCGATCGGCGGGACGGCGGGGTCGGGGTGGCCGCTGCCGAGCGGGTGTTGCGGGTGCTGGGAGTCGAGGGCGGGGTCGCCGCTCAGGCCGTGGCATCTCTGGACGCCGACGGTGACGGGCGGGTTTCCGAGGACGAGGCCGTTCGCGGGTTCGCGCTGTACTTCACCGTGCCGGAGTGACGGGGGTCGTTGTCGGGCCCCGGCCGGTGGCCTCTTCTCGCGCAGTTCCCCGCGCAACTACCGGGGAGCGTAGCGCTCCCTCAGTTTGTACTTGAGGACCT is a genomic window containing:
- a CDS encoding EF-hand domain-containing protein, with the translated sequence MDERRIAARFAGFDQDGNGYIDREDFYAAAKALLAEFDVTARCDKGQDLFAGAEAFWQGMAGIADVDGDQRVTRGEFVTGAVKRLRDSPERFAEIARPFLRATIALAEPDRRDGGVGVAAAERVLRVLGVEGGVAAQAVASLDADGDGRVSEDEAVRGFALYFTVPE